The following proteins are encoded in a genomic region of Longimicrobiaceae bacterium:
- a CDS encoding DNA/RNA non-specific endonuclease, giving the protein SGASRAVIDPAADNTAANSANWKLGTAVYSGTNKGTPGAPNDGAATPPTSTGPVATVVVSPATVTLAPGATRQFSATARDANGQVTATTFTWTSLNTTVATISAGGLATAKADGTANVVVTSGNGFADTATITVSTVVNSTSAEYLNHVEFGTPTDGTPNDEVIVRHTEYVLSYSPKHAGPNWVSWDLNATHFGAAQRCDCFAADPILPDSLYHVVTSDYTGSGYSRGHMVMSQQRTATDLDNQHAFFMTNILPQYQDMNGGPWEKFEVYNNDLARTSGKELYVIAGGYWPPNPATLNNAGKIEIPSRTWKIVVILPRGKTLADVHSTADLQVIAVDMPNVTGIISNGWEMYRTSVDAIEAATGYDFLALLPDSIENTVEASSN; this is encoded by the coding sequence CCAGCGGCGCCTCGCGCGCCGTGATCGACCCGGCGGCGGACAACACGGCGGCGAACAGCGCGAACTGGAAGCTGGGCACCGCGGTGTACAGCGGCACCAACAAGGGCACGCCGGGCGCGCCCAACGACGGAGCGGCCACGCCGCCCACCAGCACGGGCCCGGTGGCGACGGTCGTCGTCTCGCCGGCCACGGTCACGCTGGCCCCCGGCGCCACGCGCCAGTTCAGCGCCACGGCCCGCGACGCGAACGGCCAGGTCACCGCCACGACCTTCACGTGGACGAGCCTGAACACCACGGTCGCGACCATCAGCGCGGGCGGCCTGGCGACGGCCAAGGCCGACGGCACCGCGAACGTGGTGGTCACCAGCGGCAATGGGTTCGCCGACACGGCCACCATCACCGTCAGCACGGTGGTGAACTCGACCTCGGCCGAGTACCTGAACCACGTGGAGTTCGGCACGCCCACCGACGGTACGCCGAACGACGAGGTGATCGTCCGCCACACCGAGTACGTGCTCAGCTACAGCCCCAAGCACGCCGGGCCCAACTGGGTGAGCTGGGACCTGAACGCCACGCACTTCGGCGCCGCCCAGCGCTGCGACTGCTTCGCCGCGGACCCGATTCTGCCGGACTCGCTGTATCACGTGGTGACGTCGGACTACACCGGCAGCGGCTACAGCCGCGGCCACATGGTGATGAGCCAGCAGCGCACGGCCACGGACCTGGACAACCAGCACGCGTTCTTCATGACCAACATCCTGCCGCAGTACCAGGACATGAACGGCGGGCCGTGGGAGAAGTTCGAGGTCTACAACAACGACCTGGCGCGCACGAGCGGCAAGGAGCTGTACGTGATCGCCGGCGGGTACTGGCCGCCCAACCCGGCCACGCTGAACAACGCGGGCAAGATCGAGATCCCCAGCCGCACCTGGAAGATCGTGGTGATCCTGCCGCGCGGTAAAACGCTGGCCGACGTGCACAGCACGGCCGACCTGCAGGTGATCGCTGTGGACATGCCCAACGTGACGGGCATCATCTCCAACGGCTGGGAGATGTACCGCACCTCGGTGGATGCCATCGAGGCGGCGACCGGCTACGACTTCCTGGCCCTGCTGCCGGACTCGATCGAGAACACGGTCGAGGCGAGCAGCAACTAA